In Alicyclobacillus macrosporangiidus CPP55, a single window of DNA contains:
- a CDS encoding sigma-70 family RNA polymerase sigma factor, whose protein sequence is MWTNIGQTREGRFTATAIHVEPELIRRLQAQDETAFWELYDRTVTDVARLVHYLLENSSELEDVVQDIYVAVYRTLPQFDPARPFGPWLTGIVIRQVSAHRRRQWRLGRLKEALVRSVDVRVGGIHSDIADDVTESLERQALVQSIRSLPPKLKTVVVLHYLHDYTRREIAEMLGIPPGTVASRLRLAMGILRRKHGDHVLEGGVEEHGF, encoded by the coding sequence GTGTGGACCAATATTGGGCAAACGCGGGAAGGGAGGTTCACGGCAACGGCCATTCATGTGGAACCCGAACTCATTCGGCGGCTGCAGGCACAAGACGAGACGGCGTTCTGGGAGTTGTACGACCGAACCGTGACGGATGTCGCAAGGCTGGTTCACTATCTTCTGGAAAATTCGTCCGAACTCGAAGACGTTGTCCAGGACATCTACGTCGCGGTGTACCGCACGTTGCCGCAGTTCGATCCTGCGCGACCGTTCGGTCCTTGGCTCACGGGGATTGTCATTCGCCAGGTCAGCGCACACCGGCGAAGGCAGTGGCGGTTGGGTCGGCTGAAGGAAGCTTTGGTTCGCAGTGTGGATGTGCGGGTTGGCGGGATCCATTCGGACATTGCGGACGACGTGACCGAATCTCTCGAACGTCAAGCGTTGGTCCAGTCCATCCGCAGTCTGCCGCCCAAATTGAAGACAGTGGTCGTCCTGCATTACCTACACGACTACACCCGCAGGGAAATTGCGGAGATGCTCGGGATTCCGCCCGGAACGGTGGCGTCGCGGCTCCGGTTGGCGATGGGCATCCTGCGCAGGAAACATGGAGACCATGTATTGGAAGGCGGGGTGGAGGAGCATGGATTTTGA
- a CDS encoding undecaprenyl-diphosphate phosphatase: MLWTQIMVTALVQGITELFPISSVGHAVIMPYLLGWTNLTDSEQFLPLVVMLHLGTAIALLWYFRRDWAYLVGAVLQRNHRDRGRQPHLRVLLLIVVATIPAALIGKLFEHKLRELFPSAVSASVFLMVNGLVLLIADRLRRNAGNGEMERMSYLQSYLIGALQALALIPGISRSGITMAAGLATGLTYEDAARFSFLLATPIILGAGVLEIPKVVHAHAHDIMLYGLVGGIVAGVCAYLSTAFLMRYFKTHEVKALRPFAYYCLIAGAVVFVLSLKGIHL, from the coding sequence TTGCTCTGGACCCAAATCATGGTGACCGCTCTCGTCCAAGGAATCACCGAACTGTTTCCCATCAGCAGTGTAGGGCACGCGGTGATCATGCCGTACCTGCTGGGTTGGACAAACCTCACGGATTCCGAGCAGTTCCTGCCGCTCGTCGTCATGTTGCATCTGGGCACCGCGATCGCCTTGCTGTGGTACTTCCGTCGGGATTGGGCTTATCTCGTCGGTGCCGTCCTTCAGAGGAATCACCGCGACCGAGGCAGGCAGCCGCATCTTCGCGTGCTGCTGCTCATCGTCGTCGCCACCATTCCCGCGGCGCTGATCGGGAAGTTGTTTGAGCACAAGTTGCGCGAACTCTTCCCGTCGGCTGTCTCAGCAAGTGTGTTTTTGATGGTCAATGGATTGGTGCTGCTGATTGCCGATCGACTGCGGCGTAACGCGGGAAACGGTGAGATGGAGCGGATGTCCTACCTCCAGAGCTATCTCATCGGCGCGCTGCAAGCCCTCGCCCTGATTCCAGGCATTTCTCGTTCCGGGATCACGATGGCCGCCGGACTGGCTACTGGACTCACTTACGAGGACGCCGCGCGGTTCAGTTTCTTACTCGCGACACCCATCATCTTGGGCGCGGGCGTACTCGAGATTCCCAAGGTCGTGCACGCCCACGCGCACGACATCATGCTCTACGGATTGGTTGGCGGCATCGTGGCCGGCGTGTGCGCCTATCTCTCCACCGCGTTTCTGATGCGCTATTTCAAGACCCACGAAGTTAAAGCGTTGCGGCCTTTCGCATACTACTGTTTGATCGCAGGTGCCGTTGTGTTCGTCTTGTCGCTCAAGGGTATCCACCTGTGA
- the panC gene encoding pantoate--beta-alanine ligase gives MRRIDSIAELRGVIGAAKQSGKTVGFVPTMGYLHEGHLSLVDAARRDNDLVVVSIFVNPLQFGPNEDLDRYPRDLDRDSSLLEQRGCDVLFAPFVEEMYPRPMETMVEVTDLGRRLCGKTRPTHFRGVATVVSKLFHIVTPDRAYFGRKDGQQVVVIRRMVQDLNFPVEIVDVPTVREPDGLAMSSRNVYLTPEERPHATVLYRALQRAKERILAGERDGRAIAKAVGEMIAAEPGVKLDYAEAVHLDDLKPADVLEGCVMIAVAAYVGKARLIDNLQLIVEGGTVREI, from the coding sequence ATGAGACGAATCGATTCGATCGCCGAGTTGCGCGGTGTCATTGGGGCTGCGAAACAATCCGGAAAGACCGTGGGCTTTGTCCCGACGATGGGTTATCTGCATGAAGGCCACTTGAGCCTGGTCGACGCGGCTCGCCGGGACAACGATTTGGTGGTGGTGAGCATCTTTGTCAATCCGTTGCAGTTCGGGCCGAACGAGGACCTCGACCGTTATCCGCGCGATCTCGATCGCGATTCCTCCCTGCTGGAGCAGCGCGGGTGTGACGTGCTGTTCGCTCCGTTCGTAGAGGAGATGTACCCGCGTCCCATGGAGACGATGGTGGAGGTGACGGATCTCGGACGCCGGTTGTGCGGCAAGACACGGCCAACCCATTTCCGCGGCGTGGCAACGGTCGTCAGCAAGTTATTCCACATTGTCACACCGGACCGGGCGTACTTTGGCCGCAAGGATGGCCAGCAGGTCGTCGTGATTCGGCGCATGGTGCAAGACCTAAACTTCCCCGTCGAGATCGTCGATGTGCCAACCGTACGGGAGCCGGACGGATTGGCCATGAGTTCGCGCAACGTCTACCTCACCCCCGAGGAACGCCCGCACGCGACGGTGTTGTACAGGGCACTGCAGCGCGCCAAAGAGCGTATTCTCGCCGGTGAGCGGGACGGCCGAGCAATAGCGAAGGCCGTAGGTGAGATGATTGCGGCAGAGCCTGGTGTTAAACTCGATTACGCCGAGGCCGTGCACCTTGACGATTTAAAGCCGGCGGATGTTTTGGAAGGCTGTGTGATGATTGCCGTCGCAGCGTATGTCGGCAAAGCGCGCCTGATCGACAATCTTCAGTTGATCGTCGAGGGTGGTACGGTCCGAGAAATCTGA
- a CDS encoding 3-methyl-2-oxobutanoate hydroxymethyltransferase — MQGRTRESAQRLLADAIALQEAGAFAVVLEMVPAEVAGYITKRLRIPTIGIGAGPQCDGQVLVFHDMAGFTDGYISKHNKRYANLAETILSAVRSYVEEVTSGAFPGEAQTVHLKPEEWKDLEPLFADHTLEAKRG, encoded by the coding sequence GTGCAAGGCCGCACGCGCGAGTCAGCACAGCGCTTGCTGGCGGACGCCATCGCACTGCAGGAGGCCGGAGCGTTCGCCGTCGTCCTAGAGATGGTGCCCGCTGAAGTGGCGGGGTACATCACGAAGCGCTTGCGCATCCCCACCATCGGAATCGGAGCCGGCCCGCAATGCGACGGTCAGGTGTTGGTGTTTCACGACATGGCCGGATTCACCGATGGCTACATATCGAAACACAACAAGCGCTATGCGAACCTTGCGGAAACCATTCTCTCTGCAGTGAGATCTTACGTGGAAGAGGTCACTTCTGGCGCGTTTCCGGGAGAAGCGCAGACTGTTCACCTGAAACCGGAGGAATGGAAAGACCTCGAACCATTGTTTGCAGACCATACGCTGGAAGCCAAACGGGGGTGA
- a CDS encoding motility associated factor glycosyltransferase family protein: MKNEIFIDNLKLLPDPIKQFVLSVGDGVDLPESVRVVTGDLGWPVALVKLGDTFVHTNSLMDPWDEAKRWAETLDYKDVMVSFIYGCGFGYPLLEYAKRKKPYTETIIFERNIDLFYAMLSRIDMRPVLKDQSVHVVLGDIQQMRAQFEEIVTADFLLRATKPASFFTWLAHRNEKEVYLEIHDWIWNTLELHLSGVGNSVHDTLVGMYNTLDNVDRVLDGVSLSSLRGAFAGKPAFIVANGPSLDKNIDALVQATGKSIVLTAESALRPCLRRNIRPDAVCVTERTPNVYHIHFEHEHLPKELVLVGLTLMDPRIPQRFPGPWVPVFRKGESTGKWIQQCIADDLEGLHGGGSSAHLAFEFALWLGANPVIFVGQDLAFGPNKTTHSRLSAYSEDYLAEQVQWLQSQPTYSVPGVNGERVLTTKTWYEFKTWFEQQISLHPETRFIDATEGGAYIQGTELMTLREAIETFCHDPMPMDLYHRVKTMNNASSDLDRQGKYGALFARIRQLRDQFRQLAEAADEDIRNCQLVERACLLHEKLPGTVLPPFIETLFQKNTNAFRKYAVDEFIVPFTQQVIFAVHKKINDVGEVDTVERLKRVTELQKHMIEYIQKICRLVEQHLDLAEKRVISRTTIKE; this comes from the coding sequence GTGAAAAATGAAATTTTTATCGATAATCTGAAATTGCTGCCCGATCCCATTAAACAATTCGTGTTGAGCGTGGGGGACGGTGTCGATCTCCCTGAGTCGGTGCGCGTCGTCACGGGGGACTTAGGATGGCCGGTGGCCCTTGTGAAGCTAGGTGATACTTTCGTGCACACAAATAGTCTGATGGATCCGTGGGATGAGGCGAAGCGATGGGCTGAAACGTTGGACTACAAAGATGTCATGGTGAGCTTCATTTACGGCTGCGGTTTCGGTTACCCGCTGCTAGAGTATGCGAAGCGCAAGAAACCGTACACAGAGACCATCATTTTTGAGCGCAACATCGATCTGTTTTACGCGATGTTAAGCCGCATTGACATGCGGCCTGTATTGAAAGACCAGTCGGTACATGTTGTCCTTGGCGACATACAACAGATGCGAGCGCAATTCGAAGAGATTGTTACAGCTGACTTTTTGCTGCGAGCCACCAAACCGGCATCATTCTTTACATGGCTGGCTCACCGGAATGAAAAAGAAGTCTATCTTGAAATTCATGATTGGATATGGAATACATTGGAACTCCACCTGAGCGGCGTGGGGAACTCTGTTCATGATACACTGGTTGGAATGTATAACACGCTGGACAATGTCGACAGGGTTCTGGACGGCGTTTCGTTGAGTTCGTTGCGGGGAGCATTTGCGGGGAAGCCGGCGTTTATTGTCGCAAATGGCCCGTCTCTGGACAAAAACATTGATGCACTTGTCCAGGCGACAGGAAAATCGATCGTTCTCACGGCTGAATCTGCACTGCGGCCTTGCTTGAGGCGAAATATCCGACCGGACGCCGTGTGTGTGACCGAACGCACGCCCAACGTGTATCACATTCATTTTGAACACGAACATCTCCCGAAAGAATTGGTACTTGTGGGTTTGACTTTGATGGACCCGAGAATCCCGCAGAGATTCCCAGGCCCGTGGGTACCGGTATTCCGTAAAGGTGAATCAACAGGGAAGTGGATACAGCAGTGCATCGCGGATGATCTCGAAGGTCTCCATGGAGGAGGGTCCTCGGCGCATCTGGCTTTCGAGTTTGCCTTGTGGCTAGGCGCGAACCCCGTGATTTTCGTCGGCCAGGACCTGGCCTTCGGCCCAAACAAGACGACACACAGCAGGTTGTCGGCGTATTCCGAGGACTACCTCGCGGAACAAGTGCAATGGCTTCAGAGTCAGCCAACCTATTCTGTTCCTGGGGTGAACGGAGAGCGTGTCTTGACGACAAAAACGTGGTATGAGTTCAAGACGTGGTTTGAGCAACAGATCAGTTTGCATCCCGAAACAAGATTCATCGATGCCACGGAAGGGGGCGCCTATATTCAGGGAACGGAATTGATGACCCTGCGAGAAGCGATTGAAACTTTTTGTCACGATCCCATGCCGATGGACCTATACCACCGCGTGAAAACGATGAACAACGCTTCAAGCGATCTTGATCGTCAGGGAAAATATGGCGCTCTGTTTGCACGGATTCGGCAACTGAGAGATCAGTTTCGTCAGTTGGCGGAAGCTGCAGATGAGGATATTCGAAACTGTCAACTGGTCGAGAGGGCTTGTCTCTTGCACGAAAAACTTCCGGGTACAGTATTGCCGCCATTCATCGAGACGTTGTTTCAAAAGAACACCAACGCTTTCCGCAAGTATGCGGTGGATGAGTTTATCGTCCCCTTTACTCAGCAGGTCATCTTTGCCGTCCACAAAAAGATAAATGACGTGGGTGAAGTGGATACAGTGGAACGCTTAAAAAGAGTGACAGAGCTCCAGAAGCATATGATTGAGTATATACAGAAAATTTGTCGCCTGGTGGAGCAACACCTTGACTTGGCCGAGAAGCGAGTGATCAGTCGTACAACGATCAAAGAATGA
- a CDS encoding DUF6385 domain-containing protein, which yields MTRPKIRARRSALIFLEQRYTVLATDEFVPLPLEDISHAVQYVYLIHNTGDADAQVFVQVGTDHESLADDLEGILTIRSNQTTVVTPLRFSKFVRLLYRCADPEKTTKLRIVFQAQILR from the coding sequence GTGACTCGTCCGAAGATCCGTGCGCGCCGAAGCGCGCTCATTTTCCTCGAACAGCGCTACACAGTGTTGGCGACGGACGAGTTTGTTCCTCTCCCGTTGGAGGATATCAGCCATGCGGTTCAGTACGTATATCTGATTCACAACACGGGGGACGCCGATGCCCAGGTGTTTGTGCAGGTCGGAACCGACCATGAGAGTTTGGCGGATGACCTTGAAGGCATCCTGACCATCCGATCGAACCAGACCACGGTGGTTACCCCACTGCGTTTCTCCAAGTTTGTACGACTACTGTACCGTTGTGCTGACCCAGAAAAGACCACCAAGCTGCGCATCGTATTTCAAGCCCAAATTCTGCGCTAA
- a CDS encoding DUF6385 domain-containing protein, which translates to MSTKVFSEVASSLKAQVFQSAASNLHTRVFQTAQSNLQARVFQTAQSNLQARVFQTAQSNLQARVFQTAQSNLQARVFQTAQSNLQARVFQTAQSNLQARVFQSAQSNLQARVFQTAQSNLQARVFQSAQSNLRARVFQSLASLLRVTLVQSIASTAPFVKLGGRATVSVVSTRVVSSSTTYGFGFTQNVLQLSAFTFTVRNAGASGSINAKIQLSADGTNWYDDPGSVVQTLTTGKIFTFTPGRFTKYARIASKKANATGSTLETFAQGHV; encoded by the coding sequence TTGTCTACCAAAGTGTTTTCAGAAGTCGCGTCGTCTCTCAAAGCCCAAGTGTTCCAATCTGCAGCATCCAATCTGCACACGCGCGTCTTCCAGACGGCACAGTCCAACTTGCAAGCACGCGTCTTCCAGACGGCGCAGTCCAACTTGCAGGCACGCGTCTTCCAGACGGCACAGTCCAACTTGCAAGCACGCGTCTTCCAGACGGCGCAGTCCAACTTGCAAGCACGCGTCTTCCAGACGGCGCAGTCCAACTTGCAGGCACGCGTCTTCCAGACGGCGCAGTCCAACTTGCAAGCACGCGTCTTCCAGTCGGCGCAGTCCAACTTGCAGGCACGCGTCTTCCAGACGGCGCAGTCCAACTTGCAGGCACGCGTCTTCCAGTCGGCACAATCCAATTTGAGGGCACGGGTCTTCCAATCGCTGGCTTCTCTCCTGCGGGTAACTCTGGTCCAATCCATCGCGTCCACCGCACCGTTCGTGAAACTGGGTGGCCGCGCAACCGTAAGCGTGGTTTCTACACGCGTGGTTTCGTCTAGTACAACCTATGGTTTTGGATTTACGCAAAACGTTCTTCAACTGTCTGCATTTACGTTCACGGTGCGTAACGCAGGCGCTTCAGGTAGCATTAACGCGAAAATCCAGCTGAGCGCAGATGGAACCAACTGGTATGATGACCCCGGCTCAGTGGTGCAGACCCTTACAACCGGGAAAATCTTCACCTTTACGCCAGGACGGTTCACCAAGTACGCGCGCATTGCGTCGAAAAAGGCAAATGCGACAGGCAGCACGCTGGAAACGTTCGCACAAGGCCATGTATAA
- a CDS encoding nucleotidyltransferase family protein, with the protein MCSHIMIAPTTSLQETIQIIDADARQIALVVDDNSRLMGTVTDGDVRRAILRGVGLNEPVRSIMNMYPTVVAQGTPSQTIYALMLGQGVRRIPVVDGGRRVIGLEMFEDYVDSPKRENWVVIMAGGLGTRLAPLTDTCPKPLLKVGPKPILEIILESLIAHSFHRFFFSVNYRAEMIESYFGDGSKWGVRIEYLREQKRLGTAGALSLLPHEPARPILVMNGDLLTSVDFGHLLAFHTENQSIATMCIREHVHAIPYGVVHIDGHHFLGMEEKPVQRMFVNAGIYVIAPEVLRLLEKDTYIDMTSLFHRLASQKSPVHVFPVREYWLDIGRMDDYVRANQEYGEVFL; encoded by the coding sequence ATGTGCAGCCACATCATGATAGCTCCGACGACTTCGTTGCAAGAAACCATCCAGATCATCGACGCGGATGCACGGCAGATCGCTCTGGTTGTGGATGACAACTCACGGTTGATGGGAACCGTGACGGACGGAGACGTGCGGCGGGCTATCTTACGAGGCGTTGGCTTGAATGAGCCGGTCCGCTCCATTATGAACATGTACCCCACCGTGGTCGCCCAGGGCACGCCTTCACAAACCATTTATGCCCTGATGCTTGGTCAAGGAGTCCGCCGCATTCCCGTCGTGGATGGCGGACGACGTGTCATCGGCCTGGAGATGTTCGAAGACTACGTCGATTCTCCGAAACGGGAGAACTGGGTTGTCATCATGGCGGGAGGACTGGGTACCAGGCTGGCTCCGCTTACGGATACATGCCCAAAACCTTTGCTCAAAGTCGGGCCGAAGCCGATTCTCGAAATCATTTTGGAATCTCTCATCGCCCACTCGTTTCATCGCTTTTTCTTTTCGGTGAACTACAGGGCGGAAATGATCGAGAGTTATTTTGGCGACGGCAGTAAATGGGGCGTGCGTATCGAGTACCTTCGAGAACAGAAGCGTCTCGGCACCGCGGGTGCGCTCTCTCTCCTTCCGCACGAGCCGGCGCGGCCCATCCTCGTGATGAATGGTGATCTGCTCACCAGCGTCGACTTTGGTCATTTGCTCGCGTTTCATACCGAAAATCAAAGCATCGCGACCATGTGCATCCGAGAACACGTCCATGCGATCCCATATGGCGTTGTGCACATCGATGGACACCACTTCCTCGGTATGGAGGAAAAACCGGTGCAACGCATGTTTGTCAATGCGGGTATCTACGTCATCGCACCAGAGGTGTTGAGGCTCCTGGAGAAGGATACCTACATCGATATGACGTCGTTATTCCACCGACTCGCCTCACAAAAGTCCCCTGTCCATGTCTTTCCGGTCCGGGAATACTGGCTGGACATCGGAAGAATGGACGATTACGTACGGGCCAATCAAGAATACGGTGAGGTGTTCCTATGA
- a CDS encoding Gfo/Idh/MocA family protein, which yields MKTLVIGFGSIGQRHCRILLELGCRVAVVSRQDVIPFPAYRTMAEALQEFKPEYVIIANRTSEHYDTLAGLLAFGHDGPILVEKPLFDKPHHLPLHQQKVFVGYNLRFHPVLHQLKQRLRSQSVISVQVYAGQYLPAWRPGDYRDCYSARRADGGGVLRDLSHELDYTQWLFGTWTRVVAVGGHYSHLEIDSEDAVSLLMSTNDCPIVNIQMNYLDRNRRREILINTDAHTYRADLVQNTLQTDDCTETYPCDLDATYLAQHQALLAGDFTTLCSVSEAQETLNLILNAEQSISEGRWMTR from the coding sequence ATGAAAACACTCGTCATCGGATTTGGATCGATTGGACAACGTCATTGCCGCATCCTCCTCGAACTGGGATGCCGGGTCGCCGTGGTCAGCCGTCAGGATGTCATTCCTTTCCCAGCGTATCGGACCATGGCCGAAGCGCTGCAAGAATTCAAGCCTGAATACGTGATCATTGCAAATCGAACATCCGAACACTACGATACGTTGGCCGGACTGCTTGCCTTTGGCCACGATGGACCCATCCTGGTTGAGAAACCGTTATTCGACAAACCGCACCATCTGCCTCTTCATCAACAAAAGGTGTTCGTGGGGTACAATCTCAGGTTCCACCCGGTACTGCATCAGCTCAAACAGCGACTGCGGTCACAATCTGTCATCTCCGTCCAAGTGTACGCGGGACAATACCTCCCGGCCTGGCGTCCTGGCGACTACCGGGACTGCTACTCTGCAAGGCGCGCAGATGGGGGAGGTGTACTCCGTGACCTCAGCCATGAACTCGACTATACCCAATGGTTGTTTGGAACATGGACGAGGGTTGTGGCCGTCGGCGGGCACTACAGCCACCTGGAGATCGACAGCGAGGACGCCGTTTCGCTTCTGATGAGCACGAACGATTGCCCCATCGTGAACATACAGATGAATTATCTAGACCGGAACCGGAGACGAGAGATCCTCATCAACACGGATGCTCATACGTATCGGGCAGACTTGGTCCAGAACACGCTGCAAACCGATGACTGCACTGAGACGTACCCGTGTGACCTTGACGCAACGTATCTGGCACAGCACCAGGCGCTGCTTGCGGGTGACTTCACCACACTCTGCTCCGTTTCGGAAGCACAGGAAACGCTCAACCTGATCCTGAACGCGGAACAGTCCATCAGCGAAGGCAGGTGGATGACACGATGA
- a CDS encoding cytidylyltransferase domain-containing protein, with translation MKRICTICARAGSKGVPDKNIRNLLGKPLIAHSVLQAQCSELFDEIAVSSDSDHILRIAEAYGVRQLVLRPPELACDDAPKLPAIQHCVEEVERIVGYRFDTVVDLDVTSPLRTVDDIAAAVCLLEQSDAQNVLSCTPSRRSPYFNMVEVTKDGTVALVKPPAASVTRRQDAPVTYDLNASVYVWQRDSLFDCGTLFNPRTLLYVMPAERSLDIDTRLDFDLVEYVLSKRRVNP, from the coding sequence ATGAAAAGGATCTGCACCATCTGCGCGCGGGCTGGGTCGAAAGGGGTACCTGACAAGAATATCCGAAACCTGTTGGGCAAACCGCTCATCGCCCATTCCGTTTTGCAAGCTCAGTGCTCCGAGCTGTTTGACGAGATCGCGGTGAGCAGCGACTCTGACCATATCCTGCGCATCGCGGAGGCGTACGGCGTCCGACAACTGGTCCTGCGTCCCCCCGAGCTGGCCTGTGACGACGCACCCAAACTGCCCGCAATACAACACTGTGTGGAGGAAGTGGAGCGGATCGTCGGCTACCGGTTCGATACCGTCGTCGACCTGGATGTCACCTCACCATTACGAACGGTGGACGACATCGCCGCAGCCGTCTGTCTCTTGGAACAATCAGACGCCCAGAATGTGTTGTCATGTACCCCCTCTCGGAGATCTCCCTATTTTAATATGGTCGAGGTGACGAAGGACGGAACCGTGGCATTGGTGAAGCCCCCCGCCGCATCCGTCACCAGACGGCAAGACGCCCCGGTCACCTACGACCTCAACGCATCGGTGTACGTTTGGCAACGCGACAGCCTCTTTGACTGCGGCACCTTGTTCAACCCGCGAACGCTGTTGTACGTCATGCCGGCGGAGAGATCGCTCGACATCGATACACGATTGGATTTTGACCTGGTGGAGTATGTACTCAGTAAAAGAAGGGTGAACCCATGA
- a CDS encoding SDR family oxidoreductase, translated as MRIETYRDLFDLSAKTAIVTGGLGILGRHFCAGLAEFGARVAVIDLNEAEVEQFSKELEQRYGTLCIGVPCDVSSPLSVQRMVQTVAKELGPIQILVNNAASKSNDLQAFFAPFENYTLEQWRKVTSVNLDGMFLVAQAVGKHMIEQGRGGSIIQTSSIYGLMGPDDRIYEGSNYLGGAINTPAVYAATKAGVIGLTKYLATRWAKHGIRVNTLIPGGVESGQNHQFVKNYAHRVPMHRMAQPRELVGAVLFLASEASSYVTGHNLIVDGGLHAW; from the coding sequence ATGAGGATAGAGACATACCGCGACCTGTTTGACTTGTCCGCGAAAACTGCGATTGTAACGGGCGGATTGGGGATTTTGGGCCGCCACTTTTGCGCCGGGTTAGCCGAATTTGGGGCACGTGTCGCAGTCATTGACTTGAATGAAGCAGAGGTTGAACAATTTTCCAAGGAACTCGAACAACGATATGGAACGCTCTGCATCGGGGTTCCGTGCGACGTCTCTAGTCCATTGTCTGTTCAGCGCATGGTGCAGACGGTCGCGAAGGAGCTGGGTCCCATCCAGATCCTTGTAAACAACGCGGCGAGCAAATCAAACGACTTGCAGGCGTTTTTTGCGCCATTCGAAAACTATACACTGGAGCAGTGGCGAAAAGTGACGTCGGTGAACCTCGACGGTATGTTCTTGGTGGCGCAGGCCGTCGGAAAGCACATGATTGAACAAGGGAGGGGAGGATCGATCATACAAACTTCCTCCATATACGGTCTGATGGGGCCGGACGACCGTATATACGAGGGATCAAACTACCTGGGAGGTGCCATCAACACACCGGCCGTGTATGCCGCGACGAAAGCGGGCGTCATCGGCTTGACGAAGTATTTGGCGACGCGCTGGGCGAAGCATGGCATTCGCGTCAACACGCTGATCCCTGGCGGCGTGGAAAGCGGGCAGAACCATCAGTTTGTCAAGAATTACGCCCATCGGGTCCCGATGCATCGCATGGCGCAACCCCGTGAACTTGTCGGTGCGGTTCTCTTCTTGGCATCGGAGGCTTCCAGTTACGTGACAGGTCATAACCTCATCGTGGATGGCGGATTGCATGCCTGGTAA
- a CDS encoding NeuD/PglB/VioB family sugar acetyltransferase yields the protein MNIAIFGASGLAVEVADICREIGYGGVILIDRDKRTGEVSGFPVTAEDQVRALADVAYHFVIAIGRPEIRRRIYHRYPDIRYVNVIHPAATFGRRQRSELERKMGNIVFAGVRMTSDIRCSHFGIYNQNCTIAHDCIVEDYVTIGPGANISGNVHLKEGAYIGTGAVVLQGSSPEKRMIIGKYATVGAGAVVTRDVPDHQVVKGVPAR from the coding sequence GTGAATATCGCCATTTTCGGCGCTTCCGGACTGGCGGTGGAAGTGGCTGACATCTGCCGGGAAATCGGATATGGCGGCGTGATACTCATTGACAGGGACAAGAGGACGGGCGAGGTTTCCGGATTTCCCGTCACTGCCGAGGATCAAGTGCGTGCATTGGCTGATGTCGCCTACCATTTTGTCATCGCCATTGGGCGTCCCGAGATTCGCCGGCGCATTTATCACCGATATCCAGATATCCGGTATGTGAATGTCATTCACCCTGCGGCCACGTTCGGTCGACGCCAAAGGTCGGAACTTGAACGAAAGATGGGCAACATTGTCTTTGCGGGGGTTCGGATGACGAGCGACATTCGGTGTAGTCATTTTGGCATCTACAATCAGAATTGCACCATCGCTCACGACTGCATCGTGGAAGATTACGTGACGATTGGGCCGGGAGCGAATATTTCCGGAAATGTCCATCTGAAGGAAGGCGCGTACATCGGAACGGGTGCCGTCGTGTTACAGGGTTCATCTCCCGAAAAGAGGATGATCATTGGCAAATATGCCACGGTCGGGGCGGGGGCCGTAGTGACCCGAGATGTTCCAGACCATCAAGTGGTCAAGGGCGTACCCGCCAGGTGA